One Cicer arietinum cultivar CDC Frontier isolate Library 1 chromosome 8, Cicar.CDCFrontier_v2.0, whole genome shotgun sequence DNA segment encodes these proteins:
- the LOC101501520 gene encoding uncharacterized protein isoform X1, with protein MSDFHHHHHHQHRPHRLSVPPRTTTTTTTPKPYTPNSTFPYSSSSSILTLTPTPTPSKTRKNPNLLSSSFSFNSKSKSKSNSNSNSKSISFIFLFLFSLRSLYSLFPFLRSSSPSFSLFPFSFLVSLLSFFLTLFFSFFSFSLSSSKNPFLHKPKQQPIFNFSSITQSQQRILISKSILLAFVFLLRFQALRYCGTAAMIIAEFMGTVTARWFRRNQRNGWGEIRGFVSLFSGLFMLSFGWDRIECFPFGGKNEGNCVRVWQLLMPFMSGFLACYEQCVSFENYESLKQLGRKRVRLITLFFTTVVLCVPAVISFFVYEGGEDSVSFGNMVWPLANTVVFGVLLSENYFGGVDDLVSFKDSKREFVMIFMCTLILELFYYPNISLWGLLICGLLLYVAVRDLDPFDFHDLGFGDESSSQLLSDIVMKPIRHILSERKSRKIALFLLINAGYMVVEFVAGFMSNSLGLISDACHMLFDCAALAIGLYASYISRLPANNHYNYGRGRFEVLSGYTNAVFLVLVGALIVVESFERILDPQEISTNSLLVVSIGGLVVNVIGLIFFHEEHHHAHGMSGGSCSHSHAHSVLHNHHSDHHHERHGSNREFIPVSSDCQDNSHSHKELHNHHSDHHHERHGSNREFISVSSDCQDNSCAGDVGHHNNAQQHDHHEHAAHCHDHHHQTDHHDHHSHESKTDCLADTHNTPNFKHHDLARQHDHHDHNHHASHHDHNHHASHHDHHDHNHHASHHDHSDCHDQNHHDHQHHDHHHLDADQQKHSHRHIDHNMEGIFLHVLADTLGSVGVVISTLLIKYKGWLVADPACSIFISILIVSSVIPLLRNSAEVLLQRIPRAHEHEVKDSLVNVLKIKGVYGIQKFHSWSFTNTDVIGTLHLHVSSDTDKILVKSQVSHLLHNAGIKDLTLQDPTSCRVVICTEM; from the exons ATGTCCGATtttcaccaccaccaccaccaccaacacCGGCCGCACCGCCTCTCTGTACCACCGCGAACCACCACAACAACCACCACTCCAAAACCCTACACTCCTAATTCAACTTTCCCCTATTCATCCTCATCATCAATCCTAACCCTAACTCCAACACCAACCCCTTCCAAAACCAGAAAAAACCCTAaccttctttcttcttcattctCTTTCAATTCCAAAtctaaatcaaaatcaaattcaaattcaaattcgaaATCAATTTCATTCATCTTCCTCTTTCTCTTCTCCCTTCGTTCTCTCTATTCCCTTTTCCCTTTCCTTCGTTCCTCCTCCccttctttttctctcttccCTTTTTCCTTCCTCGTTTCCCTTCTCTCCTTTTTCCTTACcctctttttctctttcttttccttttcattGTCTTCCTCAAAAAACCCTTTTCTTCACAAACCCAAACAACAACCAATTTTCAACTTTTCCTCAATCACACAGTCTCAGCAGAGAATTCTTATATCAAAATCGATTCTTTTGGCTTTTGTGTTTCTCTTACGGTTTCAAGCTCTTAGATATTGCGGTACTGCCGCGATGATTATAGCCGAATTTATGGGAACCGTGACGGCTCGGTGGTTCCGAAGAAATCAGAGAAATGGTTGGGGTGAGATTCGAGGTTTTGTTTCGTTGTTTTCGGGTTTGTTTATGTTGTCTTTTGGTTGGGATAGAATTGAGTGTTTTCCTTTTGGTGGAAAAAATGAGGGAAATTGTGTTAGGGTTTGGCAATTGTTGATGCCTTTTATGTCTGGATTTCTTGCTTGTTATGAACAAtgtgtttcttttgaaaattatgAGAGTTTGAAGCAATTGGGTCGGAAAAGGGTTCGGTTGATTACGCTATTTTTCACTACAGTTGTGCTCTGTGTTCCTGCTGtgattagtttttttgtttatgaAGGTGGTGAAGATAGTGTTTCATTTGGTAATATGGTTTGGCCTTTGGCGAATACAGTTGTTTTTGGTGTTCTTTTGAGTGAGAATTATTTTGGTGGTGTTGATGATTTGGTGAGTTTCAAAGACTCTAAGAGAGAATTTGTGATGATTTTCATGTGTACCTTGATATTGGAACTTTTTTATTATCCTAATATATCACTTTGGGGTTTGTTGATTTGTGGTTTGTTGCTATATGTGGCTGTTAGAGATTTAGATCCTTTTGATTTTCATGATTTAGGGTTTGGTGATGAGTCTTCGTCGCAGTTGTTAAGTGACATAGTTATGAAGCCAATTAGACATATTTTGAGCGAGAGAAAATCGAGGAAAATTGCGCTTTTTCTTTTGATCAATGCTGGTTATATGGTTGTGGAGTTTGTTGCTGGGTTTATGAGTAATAGTCTCGGGCTTATATCGGATGCGTGTCACATGTTATTTGATTGTGCTGCTTTGGCAATTGGGTTGTATGCTTCATATATATCTCGTTTGCCTGCGAATAACCATTATAACTATGGCCGAGGAAGATTTGAGGTTTTATCGGGATATACGAATGCGGTTTTTCTGGTTCTTGTGGGAGCATTGATAGTTGTAGAGTCTTTTGAGAGGATATTGGATCCTCAAGAGATATCAACTAATAGTTTGTTGGTTGTTTCTATTGGAGGACTTGTAGTTAATGTCATTGGTTTGATATTCTTTCATGAGGAACATCATCATGCTCATGGAATGTCAGGTGGATCATGCTCGCATTCGCATGCACATTCGGTGTTACATAACCACCACTCCGACCATCATCATGAAAGGCATGGAAGCAATCGAGAATTCATTCCAGTTTCCAGTGATTGTCAAGATAATTCACATTCACACAAGGAGTTACATAACCACCACTCTGACCATCATCACGAAAGGCATGGAAGCAATCGGGAATTCATTTCGGTTTCTAGTGATTGCCAAGATAATTCATGCGCTGGTGATGTTGGACATCACAACAATGCCCAACAGCATGATCACCATGAACATGCTGCACACTGTCACGATCATCATCACCAAACCGATCACCATGACCACCACAGTCACGAGAGTAAGACCGATTGTCTTGCAGACACTCACAACACTCCAAACTTTAAGCATCACGACCTTGCCCGACAGCATGACCACCATGATCATAATCATCATGCCAGCCACCATGATCATAATCATCATGCTAGCCACCATGACCACCATGATCATAATCATCATGCCAGCCACCATGACCATAGTGATTGTCATGATCAGAATCACCATGACCATCAGCACCATGATCATCACCATCTTGATGCTGATCAACAAAAGCACAGTCATCGCCATATTGATCACAACATGGAAGGGATATTCTTACATGTTCTTGCAGACACATTAGGGAGTGTTGGTGTTGTtatatctacactattaatcaAATACAAGGGATGGCTTGTCGCCGATCCAGCCTGCTCAATTTTCATTTCGATTTTAATTGTATCCTCTGTGATACCTTTACTCAGAAATTCAGCCGAAGTTTTGCTCCAAAGAATTCCAAGGGCACATGAACATGAGGTGAAAGATTCATTAGTCAATGTTTTGAAGATAAAGGGTGTTTATGGCATTCAAAAGTTCCATTCATGGAGCTTCACAAACACAGATGTAATAGGGACACTGCATCTACATGTGTCATCAGATACCGACAAGATATTGGTGAAATCTCAGGTTTCACATCTATTACACAATGCTGGAATAAAAGATTTAACCTTGCAG GATCCAACAAGCTGCAGAGTTGTAATTTGTACAGAAATGTAA
- the LOC101501520 gene encoding uncharacterized protein isoform X2, producing the protein MSDFHHHHHHQHRPHRLSVPPRTTTTTTTPKPYTPNSTFPYSSSSSILTLTPTPTPSKTRKNPNLLSSSFSFNSKSKSKSNSNSNSKSISFIFLFLFSLRSLYSLFPFLRSSSPSFSLFPFSFLVSLLSFFLTLFFSFFSFSLSSSKNPFLHKPKQQPIFNFSSITQSQQRILISKSILLAFVFLLRFQALRYCGTAAMIIAEFMGTVTARWFRRNQRNGWGEIRGFVSLFSGLFMLSFGWDRIECFPFGGKNEGNCVRVWQLLMPFMSGFLACYEQCVSFENYESLKQLGRKRVRLITLFFTTVVLCVPAVISFFVYEGGEDSVSFGNMVWPLANTVVFGVLLSENYFGGVDDLVSFKDSKREFVMIFMCTLILELFYYPNISLWGLLICGLLLYVAVRDLDPFDFHDLGFGDESSSQLLSDIVMKPIRHILSERKSRKIALFLLINAGYMVVEFVAGFMSNSLGLISDACHMLFDCAALAIGLYASYISRLPANNHYNYGRGRFEVLSGYTNAVFLVLVGALIVVESFERILDPQEISTNSLLVVSIGGLVVNVIGLIFFHEEHHHAHGMSGGSCSHSHAHSVLHNHHSDHHHERHGSNREFIPVSSDCQDNSHSHKELHNHHSDHHHERHGSNREFISVSSDCQDNSCAGDVGHHNNAQQHDHHEHAAHCHDHHHQTDHHDHHSHESKTDCLADTHNTPNFKHHDLARQHDHHDHNHHASHHDHNHHASHHDHHDHNHHASHHDHSDCHDQNHHDHQHHDHHHLDADQQKHSHRHIDHNMEGIFLHVLADTLGSVGVVISTLLIKYKGWLVADPACSIFISILIVSSVIPLLRNSAEVLLQRIPRAHEHEVKDSLVNVLKIKGVYGIQKFHSWSFTNTDVIGTLHLHVSSDTDKILVKSQDPTSCRVVICTEM; encoded by the exons ATGTCCGATtttcaccaccaccaccaccaccaacacCGGCCGCACCGCCTCTCTGTACCACCGCGAACCACCACAACAACCACCACTCCAAAACCCTACACTCCTAATTCAACTTTCCCCTATTCATCCTCATCATCAATCCTAACCCTAACTCCAACACCAACCCCTTCCAAAACCAGAAAAAACCCTAaccttctttcttcttcattctCTTTCAATTCCAAAtctaaatcaaaatcaaattcaaattcaaattcgaaATCAATTTCATTCATCTTCCTCTTTCTCTTCTCCCTTCGTTCTCTCTATTCCCTTTTCCCTTTCCTTCGTTCCTCCTCCccttctttttctctcttccCTTTTTCCTTCCTCGTTTCCCTTCTCTCCTTTTTCCTTACcctctttttctctttcttttccttttcattGTCTTCCTCAAAAAACCCTTTTCTTCACAAACCCAAACAACAACCAATTTTCAACTTTTCCTCAATCACACAGTCTCAGCAGAGAATTCTTATATCAAAATCGATTCTTTTGGCTTTTGTGTTTCTCTTACGGTTTCAAGCTCTTAGATATTGCGGTACTGCCGCGATGATTATAGCCGAATTTATGGGAACCGTGACGGCTCGGTGGTTCCGAAGAAATCAGAGAAATGGTTGGGGTGAGATTCGAGGTTTTGTTTCGTTGTTTTCGGGTTTGTTTATGTTGTCTTTTGGTTGGGATAGAATTGAGTGTTTTCCTTTTGGTGGAAAAAATGAGGGAAATTGTGTTAGGGTTTGGCAATTGTTGATGCCTTTTATGTCTGGATTTCTTGCTTGTTATGAACAAtgtgtttcttttgaaaattatgAGAGTTTGAAGCAATTGGGTCGGAAAAGGGTTCGGTTGATTACGCTATTTTTCACTACAGTTGTGCTCTGTGTTCCTGCTGtgattagtttttttgtttatgaAGGTGGTGAAGATAGTGTTTCATTTGGTAATATGGTTTGGCCTTTGGCGAATACAGTTGTTTTTGGTGTTCTTTTGAGTGAGAATTATTTTGGTGGTGTTGATGATTTGGTGAGTTTCAAAGACTCTAAGAGAGAATTTGTGATGATTTTCATGTGTACCTTGATATTGGAACTTTTTTATTATCCTAATATATCACTTTGGGGTTTGTTGATTTGTGGTTTGTTGCTATATGTGGCTGTTAGAGATTTAGATCCTTTTGATTTTCATGATTTAGGGTTTGGTGATGAGTCTTCGTCGCAGTTGTTAAGTGACATAGTTATGAAGCCAATTAGACATATTTTGAGCGAGAGAAAATCGAGGAAAATTGCGCTTTTTCTTTTGATCAATGCTGGTTATATGGTTGTGGAGTTTGTTGCTGGGTTTATGAGTAATAGTCTCGGGCTTATATCGGATGCGTGTCACATGTTATTTGATTGTGCTGCTTTGGCAATTGGGTTGTATGCTTCATATATATCTCGTTTGCCTGCGAATAACCATTATAACTATGGCCGAGGAAGATTTGAGGTTTTATCGGGATATACGAATGCGGTTTTTCTGGTTCTTGTGGGAGCATTGATAGTTGTAGAGTCTTTTGAGAGGATATTGGATCCTCAAGAGATATCAACTAATAGTTTGTTGGTTGTTTCTATTGGAGGACTTGTAGTTAATGTCATTGGTTTGATATTCTTTCATGAGGAACATCATCATGCTCATGGAATGTCAGGTGGATCATGCTCGCATTCGCATGCACATTCGGTGTTACATAACCACCACTCCGACCATCATCATGAAAGGCATGGAAGCAATCGAGAATTCATTCCAGTTTCCAGTGATTGTCAAGATAATTCACATTCACACAAGGAGTTACATAACCACCACTCTGACCATCATCACGAAAGGCATGGAAGCAATCGGGAATTCATTTCGGTTTCTAGTGATTGCCAAGATAATTCATGCGCTGGTGATGTTGGACATCACAACAATGCCCAACAGCATGATCACCATGAACATGCTGCACACTGTCACGATCATCATCACCAAACCGATCACCATGACCACCACAGTCACGAGAGTAAGACCGATTGTCTTGCAGACACTCACAACACTCCAAACTTTAAGCATCACGACCTTGCCCGACAGCATGACCACCATGATCATAATCATCATGCCAGCCACCATGATCATAATCATCATGCTAGCCACCATGACCACCATGATCATAATCATCATGCCAGCCACCATGACCATAGTGATTGTCATGATCAGAATCACCATGACCATCAGCACCATGATCATCACCATCTTGATGCTGATCAACAAAAGCACAGTCATCGCCATATTGATCACAACATGGAAGGGATATTCTTACATGTTCTTGCAGACACATTAGGGAGTGTTGGTGTTGTtatatctacactattaatcaAATACAAGGGATGGCTTGTCGCCGATCCAGCCTGCTCAATTTTCATTTCGATTTTAATTGTATCCTCTGTGATACCTTTACTCAGAAATTCAGCCGAAGTTTTGCTCCAAAGAATTCCAAGGGCACATGAACATGAGGTGAAAGATTCATTAGTCAATGTTTTGAAGATAAAGGGTGTTTATGGCATTCAAAAGTTCCATTCATGGAGCTTCACAAACACAGATGTAATAGGGACACTGCATCTACATGTGTCATCAGATACCGACAAGATATTGGTGAAATCTCAG GATCCAACAAGCTGCAGAGTTGTAATTTGTACAGAAATGTAA
- the LOC101507739 gene encoding signal peptide peptidase-like 2, translating to MKSSMASEKILWVISFFAAILLLSQVPSVLAGDIVHDDSTPKKPGCENQFVLVKVQTWVNGLEDAEFVGVGARFGRTIVSKEKNARHTPLILSDPRDCCSPPMNKIAGDVIMVDRGNCTFTKKANSAQNANASAILIINNQKELYKMVCDPDETDYNIHIPAVMLPQDAGTKLEKMLMSTSSVSVQLYSPRRPTVDIAEVFLWLMAVLTVFCASCWSAWRAREAAVEQDKLLKDASAEIPNTKDAGVSGIVNMNAKAAVLFVVVASCFLFMLYKLMSSWFIEVLVVLFCIGGIEGLQTCLVALLSRWFKNADESYVKLPFVGAVSYLTLAVTPFCITFAIFWALYRDKSFAWIGQDILGIALIITVLQIVHVPNLKVGTVLLSCSLIYDLFWVFASKKFFNESVMIVVARGDRSGEDGIPMLLKFPRIFDPWGGYSIIGFGDILLPGMLVAFSLRYDWLAKKSLVSGYFLWAMFAYGFGLFVTYVALNLMDGHGQPALLYIVPFTLGTFLALGRKRGELKVLWTIGEPERFCPHIRLHNSGELSPK from the exons GTCAAAGTGCAAACATGGGTTAACGGTTTAGAGGATGCTGAATTTGTTGGCGTGGGTGCTAGATTTGGTAGAACAATTGTGTCTAAAGAGAAGAATGCTCGGCATACACCCCTTATTCTTTCAGATCCACGAGATTGTTGCAGTCCTCCCATGAATAAG ATTGCGGGAGATGTCATCATGGTGGATCGAGGTAACTGCACATTCACAAAAAAGGCGAATTCTGCACAAAATGCTAATGCTTCAGCTATCCTCATCATAAATAACCAGAAAG AGCTTTACAAGATGGTTTGTGATCCTGATGAAACTGATTATAACATACACATACCTGCTGTTATGCTCCCACAAGACGCAGGCACAAAGCTGGAAAAAATGTTGATGAGTACTTCATCTG TGTCGGTGCAGTTATACTCACCACGTCGACCAACTGTTGACATAGCAGAAGTGTTTCTTTGGCTGATGGCGGTTCTTACCGTATTTTGTGCATCATGCTGGTCAGCGTGGAGGGCTCGAGAAGCAGCTGTGGAACAGGATAAGCTGTTAAAG GATGCTTCTGCTGAAATCCCAAACACTAAGGATGCTGGCGTTAGTGGAATTGTAAATATGAATGCAAAAGCTGCAGTTCTTTTTGTTGTAGTTGCTTCGTGCTTCCTGTTTATGCTTTACAAATTGATGTCGTCGTGGTTCATTGAGGTTTTGGTTGTTCTCTTCTGTATTGGCGGGATCGAG GGCTTGCAAACTTGCTTGGTTGCACTTCTGTCAAG GTGGTTCAAGAATGCTGACGAATCATACGTTAAATTACCTTTCGTAGGAGCTGTCTCATACCTGACTTTGGCTGTTACTCCGTTCTGTATAACATTTGCCATTTTTTGGGCACTTTATCGTGACAAATCATTTGCCTGGATTGGTCAAGATATACTT GGAATTGCGCTGATAATTACAGTTCTGCAGATTGTACATGTGCCTAATCTCAAG GTTGGTACAGTTCTTCTAAGTTGTTCCCTCATTTACGACTTATTTTGGGTGTTCGCCTCGAAGAAGTTTTTTAATGAAAGCGTGATGATTGTG GTAGCACGAGGTGATAGAAGTGGAGAAGATGGTATTCCAATGTTACTAAAGTTTCCGCGCATTTTTGATCCATGGGGTGGTTACAGTATTATAGGTTTTGGAGACATTCTTTTACCAGGAATGCTGGTGGCATTCTCACTCAG GTATGATTGGCTGGCAAAGAAGAGCCTTGTAAGTGGATACTTTTTGTGGGCAATGTTTGCATATGGCTTTG GACTTTTTGTCACGTACGTCGCGCTAAATTTGATGGACGGGCACGGACAACCGGCACTACTTTACATTGTTCCATTTACTCTTG GAACCTTTCTGGCGTTGGGGCGAAAGCGAGGAGAACTTAAGGTTTTGTGGACAATTGGAGAACCAGAAAGATTCTGCCCACATATCAGACTCCATAACAGTGGAGAATTAAGTCCTAAATGA